The following proteins are co-located in the Penaeus monodon isolate SGIC_2016 chromosome 10, NSTDA_Pmon_1, whole genome shotgun sequence genome:
- the LOC119577654 gene encoding collagen alpha-2(IX) chain-like: protein MSMPLCAQLFFHRGRKGEKGQRGPPGLKGAKGRLLVDLSELKQGPKGDKGNRGLTGWPGFSGRKGSKGLPGLDGSPGVEGEGGAPGWPGFQGPPGPAGDRGRPGIKGSLGSDGLPGLDRPSGPPGDVGDPGPSLQGQSGFPGPKGSKGEQGPSPSGFDGLPGPSGVPGVDGPKGGPGTLGRPGYAVRN from the exons ATGTCCATGCCTCTG TGCGCTCAACTTTTCTTCCACAGGggcaggaaaggggagaagggacaaCGAGGACCGCCAGGGCTCAAGGGCGCCAAGGGAAGACTTCTGGTTGACCTTTCGGAGCTAAAGCAAGGCCCCAAAGGAGACAAAGGGAATAGAG GTTTGACTGGGTGGCCAGGATTTAGCGGAAGGAAGGGTTCCAAAGGGCTTCCTGGCCTGGACGGAAGCCCTGGagtcgaaggagaaggaggagcccCAGGTTGGCCGGGTTTCCAGGGGCCTCCAGGTCCGGCGGGAGACAGAGGGCGCCCTGGGATCAAAGGATCGCTGGGCTCCGACGGGTTGCCCGGCTTAGAC AGACCTTCCGGGCCCCCAGGTGACGTGGGCGACCCAGGACCCAGCTTACAAGGGCAGAGCGGATTCCCGGGGCCGAAGGGCAGCAAAGGGGAACAAGGTCCTTCTCCGTCAGGATTCGACGGACTCCCTGGTCCGAGTGGAGTCCCAGGGGTAGACGGacccaaagggggccccgggaCCTTGGGGAGACCTGGCTATGCCGTGAGAAACTAA